The Caenorhabditis elegans chromosome II genome has a segment encoding these proteins:
- the znfx-1 gene encoding NFX1-type zinc finger-containing protein 1 homolog (Confirmed by transcript evidence), whose protein sequence is MSRDKPPQREVGGRRLPYEMGSLKFDEDPFRGQRRRPWMCFRIGYPTSEFSSEHFMKFVKRCHTSMIEVGILLDDEREFLQYQEVREDYLLLKKLIEEGLQKCETIYEKGPLSTPVVFFILDQCDEDEVQNMLDMFRESCYIFHMKRNEILNWINEMEYEELESDCSKFAQFIKGVENLTESIAMPMEVETEEFIFGKSSIVSTEDFVEDAPHKQIAQDQRETRPIRQPYSMVRNLAPPGLPPPGISISNSSPPGLSSVSPIPRADTRESRYSTPQPPGLSIPAPPGISLPTPPGISLQNHQNDQFEQAHSTISRMSENSSSSRRRFRDEEVQEEEGDHILSSEDVHAARNVCETKILVRGVPQKNDSELSKLINGSKLYVRFERPFVKLAHNLELLYVVNYAISSRKSIVRDHSKAIIRGLFEKDFLLKLKSKFLESSFDNDTWTPEGTELLFEIFHLFFTTARYKGGFMLTLPRFAPSWHDFSMAFDIADMDGLEEAGVGDDELRNLRRLIGYIETWIKRAERERNPSPLALRSYSVYEKAGSSDSGRQVLSESRGAGSSNVYGHDEVDFVDHRRRDEFGHRDNYRTENRRHKSPDNFGEVHRRLDEQQQQRHEDESSRYRDDSRQSRRADDRRDQYQYNESTSMENHLGFHNGGGTVSEHSRDDKFVSPQNCEEKRKYCEEDTDAKPQQPYRFEEIKFEPIWVKCEKSEPPEDFKTLPSVPVLSEYVNPVEPYLRRIQDDGKYKSVHHYLDVQFRLLKEDLVSPLRDGIDLYKKNGTCKGRRIEGAPCSDISIFNVEKVDGKQVTERDGYEMRIIWPAQYDILKLLDNDREMKELGLVMLSCDRFKEDFHLGHIQSSYLMRNGSLHFAVHEETSPFKPNTTYQMAQGTSYLPCYKHVLENLKRISSFKPLPFERYLVHGSKIIFRPNFQQAEKSEYQISEEKKLMKTYNELRSLAACARYTKGKPIPRGVDDDDEDYEFSKSRELSKEDIDLEYRQLQEPIFRPLVGVDIKDSNLIQINKKWYNVSRLLDEFHPDYMDESQRLAFCNTFKYELSLIQGPPGTGKTHIGVQIVKTILQNRSYWKITEPILVVCFTNSGLDNLLERIYQMIENDEELSKDNGRPKIIRFGSKCDSNYLKRQNVMRQDVYEQYKSKVSDGAQKKMSKAGAARRHKADNLAISSYTLFCSRNKLLSYEMLSRVMDPNHQMEIQQFTYDHVDTKGIPLSPDEAIGCWLLERDFGKATKSQTKKAKKPKFQGAQLDSEDENKDYFTVEDSDDEEDELDDEKLLDKLFEKMNLECSGADILSAVHASHADEYYTKGPWEIVQDKRPSVVVLMEKKTKPCNAKFTVDEQINNLVSEIKDMILSSQPVPKKDLNDIKYIFSLARLKRWSLYITWCDALRSIVTENLPRQIREYREACENFKNAQNRVDAEIMRMTMIIGATTTGCSRLRPTLEKVGPRILIVEEAAEVLEAHIISAMISTVEHVVMIGDHKQLRPNPAVHELGVAYGLRISMFERLVERGLPFSQLRQQHRMNLTISDKIVKLSFYDNVTDAENVGLYPDVQGMATNLFFWSHTSMEESPDEVSWLNKHEISMTVALVKHLLKQNYTTNDIVVLATYSAQKNLMYREYANVFGSTPDSNVIPVETVDSFQGKERKIVIVSLVRSHRGGRENTGIGFLAVANRICVALTRAQHGMYIIGNGAYIMNNSELWNKIVNNLRRSNLIEYNLPLKCVAHGNIVTVKDPQDFATKSPEGGCMQKCDTKKFCGHVCERLCHPNMEEEHLQRCLYNCDKKCSNPQFQHRCKKACYEECGSCLYLVEVTLDCGHRITTPCSRINSSKCDQSCTKKLLCGHACAAKCGEECTLVSECSQLVGMPLSCGHIKQLTCSKISANEIDLTCDQRCEKTMLACPHKCAEICGQPCTVECMEVVNVTLGCSHSQDVVCSSFMPGMTDHIECLTKVPKTLSPCKHTELVLCKQAPSTKLCTRRCTSYLEKCGHTCENDCGICFTTKTHICQNMCQKVLNCGHTCSAKCGESCPPCKAFCTNKCEHQSCGAGERGFGRDCSKLCALCVNNCSNKCAHRSCTLKCFEECNVKPCTEPCTDKLKCGHACLGICGEQCPKICGTCERNKYIECVSGTSSTSRVHRLIMIPKCYHVFPVEVLDDHVKKQKEANEKLKCPKCSAFIVGVLRYARYTKKYYLNENMRKLESNIRNIHQSTLEGRVFQAVQDSIGEIRNVTTNLTNASEDILRNFHQKILDIRTSAETFKGKPEHKFKFASLLQVANCCLAITRLLSVSSKFRVSRRKDIPPTFDLMSVRVLGDMPFPKLIDELNRVNIHLSNTYETFMPGAIIPKLKWLISRMTVLQQLTSMCHQLVLEKKDIADSDAHAINDACLNMFRYNEQHNYALNIENFEAIVVKVAPKLLEPTPKFWSWRRLQVPEL, encoded by the exons ATGTCCAGAGATAAACCACCTCAACGTGAGGTTGGCGGACGTCGGTTGCCCTACGAAATGGGTTCGTTGAAGTTCGACGAAGACCCGTTCCGCGGACAGCGCCGGCGTCCGTGGATGTGCTTCAGAATCGGCTATCCGACAAGCGAGTTCTCATCAGAGCACTTCAT GAAATTCGTGAAAAGGTGTCACACTTCGATGATAGAAGTAGGTATTCTTCTCGATGATGAACGGGAATTCCTGCAATATCAAGAAGTCAGGGAAGATTatcttcttctgaaaaagctCATCGAGGAAGGTCTGCAGAAGTGTGAAACGATCTATGAAAAAGGACCGCTGTCGACTCcggttgtttttttcattttagacCAGTGCG ACGAAGACGAAGTCCAAAACATGCTGGATATGTTTAGGGAGTCTTGTTATATCTTCCATATGAAACGCAACGAAATTCTCAACTGGATCAACGAAATGGAGTATGAAGAACTGGA aAGTGACTGCTCTAAATTTGCACAGTTCATCAAAGGAGTGGAAAATCTGACGGAATCCATCGCGATGCCCATGGAGGTAGAAACAGA AGAATTCATCTTTGGAAAGAGTTCGATTGTATCGACCGAAGACTTTGTTGAAGACGCCCCTCACAAGCAGATCGCACAAGATCAACGCGAAACAAG ACCAATTCGCCAACCGTATTCAATGGTCAGAAACCTCGCCCCCCCAGGGCTCCCGCCGCCTGGAATTTCGATTTCAAACAGTTCGCCTCCTGGATTATCTTCAGTTTCGCCAATTCCCCGAGCAGATACACGCGAATCCCGTTATTCCACCCCTCAACCACCCGGATTGTCAATTCCAGCACCACCTGGAATATCTCTTCCAACTCCACCAGgaatatctcttcaaaatcaTCAGAATGATCAATTCGAGCAAGCTCATAGTACCATTTCGAGAATGAGCGAGAATAGTTCATCTTCGAGGCGTCGATTCCGCGATGAAGAAGTTcaggaagaagaaggagatCATATTCTATCGTCTGAAGATGTACATGCTGCGCGGAACGTGTGTGAAACCAAAATCCTTGTTAGAGGAGTTCCGCAAAAGAACGATTCTGAGTTG tccaAGCTCATCAACGGATCAAAACTATACGTACGGTTCGAACGTCCGTTTGTAAAACTAGCTCACAATCTAGAACTTCTCTACGTTGTCAATTATGCTATCAGTTCTCGAAAAAGTATTGTTCGGGATCACAGTAAAGCAATTATTCGCGGATTGTTCGAAAAGGATTTTCTACTGAAGCTCAAAAGTAAATTCCTGGAAAGCTCGTTTGACAATGACACGTGGACTCCCGAGGGTACAGAATTGCTATTCGAAAtctttcatttgtttttcacaacGGCTCGATACAAGGGTGGATTCATGCTGACACTTCCGAGATTT GCGCCGTCTTGGCATGATTTCTCGATGGCTTTCGATATTGCTGACATGGATGGACTTGAGGAAGCTGGTGTGGGTGATGATGAGCTTAGAAATCTTAGGAGGCTGATTGGTTACATTGAAACATGGATCAAACGGGCAGAACGGGAACGAAACCCCAGTCCATTGGCGCTGCGGTCATATTCAGTGTACGAAAAAGCTGGTTCTTCTGACAGTGGACGCCAAGTTTTATCTGAAAGTCGAGGTGCAGGTTCCAGCAATGTTTATGGTCATGACGAGGTGGATTTCGTCGATCACAGACGCAGAGACGAGTTCGGACATCGTGATAACTACCGGACAGAAAACCGTCGCCATAAAAGCCCGGACAATTTTGGAGAAGTTCACAGAAGGCTCGAtgagcaacaacaacaacgaCATGAGGATGAATCATCAAGATATCGCGATGACTCGAGACAGTCTCGACGAGCAGATGATAGAAGAGATCAATATCAGTACAACGAATCAACATCTATGGAAAATCACTTGGGGTTTCACAACGGCGGTGGCACCGTCAGTGAGCACTCACGAGATGATAAATTCGTTTCGCCtcaaaattgtgaagaaaaaCGCAAATATTGCGAAGAGGACACAGATGCGAAACCACAACAACCATATCGCTTTGAGGAGATAAAATTCGAACCAATTTGggtgaaatgtgaaaaatcagaacCGCCAGAGGATTTTAAG acgttGCCTTCTGTTCCTGTTTTGTCCGAGTATGTTAATCCAGTAGAGCCCTATCTCCGTCGGATCCAAGATGATGGAAAATACAAGTCTGTTCATCACTACCTTGATGTCCAATTTCGTCTACTGAAGGAGGACTTAGTGAGCCCACTTCGAGACGGAATTGATTTGTACAAAAAGAATGGAACTTGTAAAGGACGTAGAATTGAAGGAGCGCCTTGTTCGgatatctcaattttcaatgtcgAAAAGGTTGACGGAAAACAGGTTACTGAACGTGATGGATATGAAATGAGAATCATATGGCCAGCACAATACGATATTTTAAAGTTACTCGATAACGATCGTGAGATGAAGGAGTTGGGATTAGTGATGCTTTCGTGTGATAGATTTAAAGAAGACTTTCATCTAGGACACATTCAATCATCATATTTGATGAGAAATGGCTCACTTCATTTTGCTGTCCATGAGGAAACGTCGCCTTTCAAACCGAACACAACATATCAAATGGCGCAAGGAACATCATATCTGCCGTGTTACAAGCATGTTCTTGAGAACTTGAAACGTATCAGCTCATTCAAACCACTCCCCTTCGAAAGATATCTTGTCCATGGTAGTAAGATCATTTTTCGGCCAAACTTTCAACAAGCTGAGAAAAGCGAGTATCAGATTTCCGAGGAGAAGAAGTTGATGAAAACCTATAATGAACTTCGTTCTCTAGCAGCATGTGCACGATATACGAAAGGAAAGCCTATTCCTCGAGGAGTTGACGATGATGACGAAGATTATGAATTTAGCAAGTCTCGTGAACTGTCAAAAGAGGATATCGATCTCGAATATAGACAACTGCAAGAGCCGATTTTCAGGCCTCTCGTAGGAGTTGATATAAAAG ATAGCAATCTAATCCAAATCAACAAGAAATGGTATAACGTGTCCCGCCTTCTTGACGAATTCCACCCCGATTATATGGATGAAAGCCAGAGATTAGCATTTTGCAACACATTCAAATACGAGCTTTCGTTGATTCAAGGACCACCAGGAACTGGAAAAACGCATATTGGAGTTCAAATTGTGAAGACTATTCTCCAGAATCGTTCATATTGGAAAATCACCGAACCAATCTTGGTGGTTTGTTTCACCAACTCCGGTCTAGACAATTTGTTGGAAAGAATCTATCAAATGATTGAAAACGATGAAGAACTTTCGAAAGATAATGGAAGGCCAAAGATTATACGGTTCGGAAGTAAATGTGATTCGAATTATCTTAAGCGACAGAATGTGATGAGGCAAGATGTCTATGAGCAGTACAAGTCAAAAGTGTCGGATGGTGCTCAAAAGAAAATGTCAAAGGCTGGTGCAGCTAGACGACATAAAGCTGACAATCTTGCGATTTCTAGTTACACTCTTTTCTGCTCTAGGAA CAAGCTTCTGTCTTACGAAATGCTTTCTCGTGTGATGGACCCGAATCATCAGAtggaaattcaacaatttacATATGATCACGTCGACACCAAAGGAATTCCATTGAGTCCTGACGAAGCAATCGGTTGTTGGTTGTTAGAAAGAGATTTCGGAAAAGCCACGAAATCACAGACGAAGAAAGCGAAGAAACCGAAATTCCAAGGTGCACAACTAGATTCGGAAGACGAAAACAAAGACTATTTCACGGTTGAGGATAgcgatgatgaagaagatgaattGGATGACGAAAAGCTCTTGgataaacttttcgaaaagatGAAT CTCGAATGCTCTGGAGCCGACATCTTGAGTGCCGTCCACGCTTCCCACGCCGATGAGTATTATACCAAAGGACCCTGGGAGATTGTGCAAGACAAGCGACCAAGTGTGGTTGTTTTGATGGAGAAGAAAACGAAACCG TGTAACGCAAAGTTCACCGTTGATgagcaaatcaacaatttggTCTCCGAAATCAAGGACATGATTTTATCAAGCCAACCAGTTCCAAAGAAGGATTTGAACGATATCAAGTACATTTTCAGTCTCGCCCGTTTGAAACGGTGGTCTTTGTATATTACCTGGTGTGATGCCTTG agatcgATTGTCACGGAAAATCTTCCCAGACAGATTCGGGAGTACCGAGAAGCttgtgaaaacttcaaaaatgctcagaaTAGAGTGGATGCAGAGATCATGAGAATGACAATGATCATCGGAGCGACGACAACCGGTTGTTCACGTCTTCGCCCTACTCTCGAGAAAGTTGGACCACGGATTCTCATTGTGGAAGAAGCGGCGGAAGTGCTCGAAGCTCATATTATTTCGGCAATGATTTCAACTGTCGAGCATGTTGTGATGATTGGAGATCATAAACAATTACGTCCAAATCCAGCTGTACATGAATTGGGAGTTGCGTACGGATTAAGAATTTCCATGTTCGAAAGACTTGTGGAGCGTGGTTTGCCTTTTTCACAGCTCCGTCAACAACATCGTATGAATTTAACCATTTCTGATAAAATCGTCAAACTATCATTTTATGATAA TGTTACCGATGCGGAAAATGTTGGTCTTTATCCAGATGTTCAAGGAATGGCTACCAACCTATTCTTCTGGTCTCACACAAGTATGGAAGAAAGTCCAGATGAAGTATCTTGGCTGAACAAACACGAGATTTCCATGACAGTTGCGCTTGTGAAACACCTGTTAAAGCAGAACTATACCACCAATGAT attgttGTTTTGGCCACATATTCAGCTCAGAAGAATTTGATGTATCGTGAATATGCAAATGTTTTCGGATCAACACCGGACTCAAATGTCATTCCAGTCGAAACTGTTGACAGCTTCCAAGGAAAG GaacgaaaaattgttattgtGTCCCTGGTTAGATCACATCGTGGTGGAAGAGAAAACACTGGAATCGGATTTCTGGCTGTTGCCAATCGAATCTGTGTCGCATTGACTCGAGCACAACACGGAATGTATATCATTGGAAATGGCGCATACATTATGAATAATTCTGAGTTATGGAACAAAATCGTCAACAACTTGAGAAGAAGCAATCTGATTGAATACAACCTTCCACTCAAATGTGTGGCTCACGGAAACATTGTTACAGTTAAGGATCCGCAAGATTTCGCTACGAAATCACCAGAAGGTGGATGTATGCAGAAATGCGACACCAAGAAGTTCTGTGGACACGTATGCGAGCGTCTATGCCATCCCAATATGGAAGAAGAACATCTCCAACGATGCCTTTACAATTgcgacaaaaaatgttcaaacccGCAGTTTCAACATCGATGTAAAAAGGCATGCTATGAAGAATGTGGAAGTTGCTTGTACTTGGTGGAGGTTACATTGGATTGTGGGCATAGAATTACAACTCCATGCAGTCGAATTAACAGTTCAAAATGCGATCAAAG ctgCACTAAGAAACTGCTATGTGGTCATGCCTGCGCAGCAAAATGTGGTGAAGAATGTACACTTGTATCGGAATGCAGTCAGTTAGTCGGAATGCCATTGAGCTGTGGACACATTAAGCAATTAACTTGTTCGAAAATAAGTGCAAATGAAATTGATTTGACGTGTGATCAGCGATGTGAAAAAACGATGTTGGCCTGCCCCCACAAATGTGCTGAAATTTGTGGTCAGCCATGTACTGTTGAATGCATGGAGGTAGTTAATGTAACATTGGGATGCTCTCATTCTCAAGATGTTGTCTGTTCGAGCTTCATGCCAGGAATGACGGATCACATCGAATGTTTG acgaaAGTTCCAAAGACGCTCTCGCCTTGTAAACATACGGAATTGGTTTTGTGTAAGCAGGCTCCATCAACAAAACTATGCACAAGAAGATGTACATCATATTTGGAGAAGTGTGGACACACGTGCGAGAATGATTGTGGAATTTGTTTCACGACCAAAACTCATATCTGTCAGAATATGTGCCAAAAAGTTCTCAACTGTGGTCACACGTGTTCGGCAAAATGTGGCGAGTCCTGCCCACCATGCAAAGCGTTCTGCACAAACAAATGTGAACATCAGAGTTGTGGTGCTGGAGAACGAGGATTCGGACGCGATTGCAGCAAACTATGTGCTTTATGTGTCAATAATTGCTCCAATAAGTGCGCACATCGTAGTTGTACTCTGAAGTGTTTCGAGGAATGCAACGTGAAGCCATGTACAGAACCGTGCACTGATAAACTCAAATGTGGACATGCATGTCTTGGTATTTGTGGTGAGCAATGTCCGAAAATCTGTGGCACGTGTGAACGAAACAAATACATTGAATGTGTTTCTGGCACCTCAAGTACATCACGAGTTCATCGTCTCATCATGATTCCGAAATGTTATCACGTTTTTCCTGTGGAAGTTCTTGATGATCAcgtcaaaaaacaaaaagaagctAATGAGAAGTTGAAATGTCCCAAGTGTTCGGCGTTCATTGTTGGAGTCTTGAGATATGCAAGATACACTAAGAAGTATTACTTGAATGAGAACATGAGAAAGCTTGAATCCAATATTCGGAACATCCATCAATCAACATTAGAAGGAAGAGTTTTTCAAGCTGTTCAGGATTCAATTGGAGAAATACGTAATGTGACGACTAATCTCACCAATGCTTCGGAGGACATTCTACGCAACttccatcaaaaaattctcgaCATTCGAACATCAGCGGAAACATTCAAAGGAAAGCCGGAGCACAAGTTCAAATTTGCATCCCTACTTCAAGTTGCAAACTGCTGCCTAGCTATCACCAGACTTTTGTCGGTTTCATCGAAGTTCCGAGTTTCCAGAAGAAAAGACATTCCACCAACATTCGATCTGATGTCAGTGAGAGTTTTAGGAGATATgccatttccaaaattgattGATGAGTTGAATCGAGTGAATATTCATCTATCGAATACTTACGAAACGTTCATGCCTGGTGCGATTATTCCAAAGCTGAAATGGCTTATTTCAAGAATGACTGTTCTGCAGCAG ctcACTTCTATGTGCCACCAATTGGTTTTGGAAAAGAAAGACATCGCGGATTCAGATGCTCATGCAATAAATGATGCATGCCTGAACATGTTCAGATACAACGAGCAACATAATTACGCGCTTAATATCG agaatttcgAGGCTATCGTCGTCAAAGTTGCCCCAAAACTGCTCGAACCTACTCCAAAGTTCTGGTCATGGAGAAGACTTCAAGTTCCAGAACTCTAg